In Sinorhizobium numidicum, the following proteins share a genomic window:
- a CDS encoding VOC family protein: MAVGQLSSNSKNSGLASSSVGVAERASRSLARKPPSYKAGVTFHQALRTEPWSARTFIVQDPDGNLIAFSGHGV; this comes from the coding sequence GTGGCAGTCGGCCAACTATCCTCGAACTCCAAAAACAGCGGCTTGGCATCGTCAAGCGTAGGCGTTGCTGAAAGAGCATCCCGCTCCCTGGCCCGAAAGCCGCCGTCGTACAAAGCCGGCGTCACTTTCCATCAAGCTCTCAGGACCGAGCCTTGGAGTGCGCGCACCTTCATTGTCCAGGACCCGGATGGCAACCTGATTGCATTCTCGGGGCATGGGGTATAG
- a CDS encoding IS1182 family transposase yields MMGCQAVPAQLFYDFCLDEHVPADHLLRGIDRHLDLDSVRAQLKPFYSNTGRPSVDPELMMRMLIIGYSMGIRSERRLCEEVHLNLAYRWFCRLGLDGKVPDHSSFSKNRHGRFRQSDILRHMFETVVERCLAQGLVGAEGFAVDASLIAADANKQRSVPGTEWKAEDDAGRSVQEYLAVLDDAAFGAASPVTPKFISQSDPAAQWTGAHKGHAFFAYATNYLIDTDHGIILDVEATRAIRQAEVGASRTMIDRTENRFGLTPGYLAADSAYGSADNLAWLVKEKDIAPHIPVFDKSNRTDGTFSRSDFTWDGEGDRYICPAGKELVQFRRTYATPRSGITSEGTRLYRASKKDCDVCDLKQRCCPNAVARKVPRDLNEDARDVARAIAATPAYERSRHRRKKVEMLFAHLKRILRMARLRLRGPCGARDEFLLAATAQNLRRLAKLRPQRPPHGVIAA; encoded by the coding sequence ATGATGGGATGTCAGGCGGTTCCGGCGCAGCTCTTCTACGACTTCTGCCTCGATGAACATGTCCCTGCGGATCATCTGCTGCGCGGGATCGATCGTCACCTCGATCTCGATAGCGTTCGAGCACAGTTGAAGCCTTTCTATAGCAACACTGGTCGGCCCTCAGTTGATCCTGAGCTGATGATGCGAATGCTGATCATCGGCTACAGCATGGGTATCCGGTCGGAACGGCGACTTTGCGAGGAGGTCCATCTCAATCTCGCATATCGGTGGTTTTGCCGCCTTGGCCTGGACGGAAAGGTACCGGATCATTCCAGCTTTTCGAAGAACCGTCATGGCCGGTTCCGGCAAAGTGATATCCTCCGGCACATGTTTGAGACTGTGGTGGAACGGTGCCTTGCCCAAGGGCTGGTGGGAGCAGAAGGCTTTGCGGTTGATGCCAGCCTGATCGCGGCGGACGCCAACAAGCAGCGTTCGGTGCCCGGCACTGAATGGAAAGCCGAAGACGATGCTGGCCGCTCGGTTCAGGAGTATTTGGCGGTTCTGGATGACGCTGCTTTTGGCGCTGCCTCGCCGGTGACGCCGAAGTTCATTTCGCAATCCGACCCGGCAGCTCAGTGGACAGGTGCTCATAAGGGGCATGCCTTCTTCGCCTACGCCACCAATTATCTGATCGATACTGATCACGGTATCATTCTTGATGTCGAGGCGACGCGAGCGATCCGTCAGGCGGAGGTCGGAGCATCCCGCACGATGATCGACAGAACCGAGAACCGCTTCGGCTTGACGCCAGGCTATCTGGCAGCCGACAGCGCTTACGGTTCTGCTGACAATCTTGCCTGGCTGGTGAAGGAAAAGGACATCGCGCCGCACATTCCCGTGTTTGATAAATCCAACAGGACGGACGGGACCTTCTCGCGTTCGGACTTCACCTGGGATGGCGAGGGAGATCGCTACATCTGCCCGGCGGGCAAGGAATTGGTTCAGTTCCGCCGCACCTACGCGACGCCCCGATCGGGCATCACCAGTGAAGGCACCCGGCTTTATCGGGCCAGCAAGAAGGACTGTGATGTGTGCGATCTGAAGCAGCGCTGCTGCCCGAATGCAGTTGCTCGCAAGGTGCCGCGTGATCTCAACGAAGATGCCCGCGATGTGGCCAGAGCAATTGCCGCCACACCCGCTTACGAGCGTTCCCGGCATCGCCGCAAGAAGGTCGAGATGCTCTTCGCTCACCTCAAACGCATTCTCCGGATGGCGCGTTTGAGGCTGCGAGGTCCATGTGGTGCGCGAGACGAATTCCTGCTTGCAGCAACCGCCCAGAACCTCAGAAGACTGGCGAAACTCAGACCACAAAGGCCACCACACGGCGTCATTGCCGCATAA
- a CDS encoding S1C family serine protease, which produces MSKASLADFSREIAGLVAAAAPGIAAVHASRHNSSSAVHWREGLFVAASEAIETEEGIALTLPSGDSVAAEFVGRDPTTGIAVLKSDVPDGAPALKPAGRTEAGNLVVAVGRGEASTLAGFGIVSEAGPPWRSMRGGLIDRRIRLSASIDPRAEGGAAIDAEGGFIGLVLFAPRRRALVIPAETVDRVAATLAEKGHMPRGYLGAGLHPVRQEKARGAMVMSLEAGSPAEKAGLMLGDIITFWNGETVEGVRDLIRQIGPDSVGKTVALGILRGGEARNLDIVIGARPRS; this is translated from the coding sequence ATGTCGAAAGCCAGCCTTGCCGACTTCTCTCGAGAGATCGCCGGCCTTGTCGCCGCCGCCGCTCCGGGGATCGCCGCCGTCCATGCCAGCCGGCATAATTCTTCGAGCGCCGTCCATTGGCGTGAAGGATTGTTCGTTGCCGCGAGCGAGGCGATCGAGACCGAGGAAGGCATCGCATTGACTTTACCGTCCGGCGACTCCGTGGCGGCTGAATTCGTCGGGCGCGACCCAACGACGGGGATCGCGGTGCTGAAATCGGATGTGCCTGATGGCGCGCCGGCTCTGAAACCTGCCGGGCGGACAGAGGCAGGGAATCTTGTCGTCGCTGTCGGCCGGGGGGAAGCTTCTACGCTGGCCGGCTTCGGGATTGTCAGCGAGGCCGGACCCCCTTGGCGCAGCATGCGTGGCGGCCTGATCGACCGGCGCATCCGCCTTTCCGCGAGCATCGACCCGCGCGCCGAGGGCGGTGCGGCGATCGATGCCGAAGGTGGCTTCATCGGACTCGTCCTGTTCGCCCCCCGCCGGCGCGCTCTTGTCATTCCGGCCGAAACGGTCGACCGGGTTGCGGCAACGCTCGCCGAAAAGGGCCATATGCCGCGCGGATATCTCGGAGCAGGGTTGCACCCGGTGCGTCAGGAGAAGGCGCGGGGCGCAATGGTGATGAGCCTCGAGGCGGGCAGTCCGGCGGAGAAGGCCGGGCTGATGCTTGGCGACATCATCACATTCTGGAATGGCGAGACGGTGGAAGGCGTGCGGGACCTGATCCGCCAGATCGGTCCCGATAGTGTCGGCAAAACGGTGGCACTCGGAATATTGCGCGGTGGTGAGGCGCGAAACCTCGACATCGTCATCGGCGCACGCCCGCGCTCCTGA
- a CDS encoding ABC transporter substrate-binding protein yields MFRQTCIVLLAGVALMLSGKPASATELTILWAEWDPANYLQELVNEYERRTGVKVNVETTTWPDFQTKAFAEFNAEGDAYDMVIGDSQWLGAGSTGGHYVELTEFVAKHDVAKLMAPAAVKFYAEYPGNSGRYWAIPLQGDAVGWAYRKDWFEDPTEMADFKEKYGRDLAVPKTFKEMRDIAEFFHRPDHKRYGIAIYTDNSYDALASGFRSVLFSYGGELGDYETYKVDGFINSDKAVAALEFYRELYKFTPPGWANSMFPEENQAITEGLAAMSMNYFAFFPALINEAANPNAKGTGFFANPAGPNGDQFAALGGQGISIISYSQKQDEAFKFLEWLIKDDTQKKWAELGGYSCSATVLRSDAFQHATPYNRAFYETMFKVKDFWAVPEYAELLQQFNQRVYPYVTGDEGTARETLDALAADWNATFRKYGRQ; encoded by the coding sequence ATGTTCAGGCAAACGTGCATTGTTCTGCTCGCCGGCGTTGCACTCATGCTTTCAGGCAAACCGGCTTCTGCCACCGAGCTCACGATTTTGTGGGCGGAATGGGATCCCGCAAATTATTTGCAAGAACTCGTCAACGAGTATGAGAGGCGCACGGGCGTCAAGGTGAACGTTGAAACGACGACCTGGCCGGACTTCCAGACCAAGGCTTTCGCCGAATTCAACGCCGAGGGCGATGCCTACGACATGGTCATCGGAGACTCGCAGTGGCTCGGCGCCGGCTCGACCGGCGGCCACTATGTCGAGCTCACCGAATTTGTCGCGAAGCACGATGTTGCCAAGCTGATGGCCCCGGCCGCTGTGAAATTCTACGCCGAGTATCCGGGCAACAGCGGCAGGTACTGGGCGATTCCGCTCCAGGGTGATGCCGTCGGCTGGGCCTATCGCAAAGACTGGTTCGAGGACCCGACGGAAATGGCCGACTTCAAAGAGAAGTACGGCCGCGACCTCGCGGTGCCGAAGACTTTTAAGGAGATGCGGGACATCGCCGAGTTCTTCCATCGGCCTGACCACAAAAGATACGGCATCGCGATCTACACCGACAACTCCTATGATGCTTTGGCGAGCGGCTTCCGAAGCGTGCTCTTCTCATATGGCGGCGAGCTTGGCGACTATGAGACCTACAAGGTCGACGGCTTCATCAATTCCGACAAAGCCGTCGCCGCGCTCGAATTCTACAGGGAGCTGTACAAGTTCACGCCTCCGGGCTGGGCCAATTCCATGTTCCCGGAGGAGAACCAAGCAATCACCGAGGGCTTGGCCGCGATGAGCATGAACTATTTCGCGTTCTTCCCCGCGTTGATCAACGAGGCCGCCAACCCCAATGCCAAGGGTACCGGCTTCTTCGCCAACCCGGCCGGACCGAACGGCGACCAGTTCGCCGCGCTCGGCGGGCAAGGCATCTCGATAATCTCCTACTCGCAGAAGCAGGACGAGGCCTTCAAGTTCCTCGAGTGGCTCATCAAGGACGACACGCAGAAGAAGTGGGCAGAACTCGGCGGCTATTCCTGCAGCGCGACCGTGCTGCGATCGGATGCCTTTCAGCACGCCACGCCGTATAACAGGGCGTTCTACGAGACCATGTTCAAGGTGAAGGATTTCTGGGCGGTTCCGGAGTACGCCGAACTGCTGCAACAGTTTAACCAGCGCGTGTATCCGTACGTGACCGGCGACGAGGGCACGGCCAGGGAGACGCTTGACGCCCTTGCCGCGGACTGGAACGCGACCTTCAGGAAGTACGGGCGCCAATAA
- a CDS encoding tetratricopeptide repeat protein, with amino-acid sequence MKIHDLLQSAGLPALVFVGLGAGAAAGALGVRETNTPVEISAAPHCLVAAIPTHVQEAIRSYEEADPPLWTDLGSLTSRVTTTSKDAQSYFDQGLRMAVNFNHAEARRAFRKAQRLDPNCAMCFLGEALVLGPNINVPMDPTANAPAIAALKKAQSLAAGASEKERDLIEAVATRYSDDPAAERTELDAAFADAMAALSDKYPDDLELAALAAEAGMDTQPWDYWEPGGKQPKGRTADVQKRLEGVLAKAPDHPWAIHLYIHLVEASDRPERAEPYADRLAALMPGAGHIVHMPSHIYHRLGRYVDSFDVNKTASKIDEAYISQTGAMGVYPIGYYAHNVHFVLVSAQLIGDRQAVLAEADKLDKLLSNEIAAEIPLVQPVKAAPYFAWAQYADAEKILALPEPAGAPPYVKAMWHYARGVALAGKDTAGARKEADAIQRIAQETDWSNLDAWSVPVRPVLEVAQGVVLARVAQAEGDNTAAIDLWRKAAEAEDTVPYMEPPFWYYPVRQSLGAALLKDGKPEEAEREFNAALDRARGSAWALYGLEQAAKARGDAPAQSKAAAERAKAWRGNPELLNLERL; translated from the coding sequence ATGAAGATTCATGATCTCCTGCAATCTGCAGGACTGCCTGCGCTTGTCTTCGTTGGTCTGGGTGCTGGTGCCGCGGCGGGCGCTCTCGGAGTGAGGGAAACCAACACTCCCGTGGAAATTTCTGCAGCCCCGCATTGTCTTGTCGCCGCCATTCCTACCCACGTCCAAGAGGCGATCAGGTCATACGAGGAGGCAGACCCGCCTCTCTGGACCGATCTCGGCTCGCTGACCTCTCGGGTCACCACCACAAGCAAGGATGCGCAGAGCTACTTCGACCAGGGTCTCAGGATGGCCGTCAATTTCAACCATGCGGAAGCGAGACGCGCTTTCCGCAAGGCGCAACGCCTTGATCCGAATTGCGCCATGTGCTTCCTCGGCGAGGCGCTAGTGCTCGGACCGAACATCAACGTGCCCATGGACCCGACGGCAAACGCGCCGGCTATCGCTGCCCTCAAGAAGGCGCAGAGCCTCGCCGCCGGGGCGAGCGAGAAGGAAAGGGATTTGATCGAAGCGGTGGCCACCCGCTACTCGGACGATCCAGCGGCGGAACGGACCGAGCTCGACGCCGCCTTCGCGGACGCAATGGCTGCCCTGTCGGACAAGTATCCGGACGATCTCGAACTGGCGGCGCTGGCCGCCGAAGCGGGAATGGACACCCAGCCCTGGGATTATTGGGAGCCGGGCGGCAAGCAGCCGAAAGGACGCACGGCCGATGTCCAGAAGCGCCTGGAAGGTGTCCTGGCTAAGGCTCCCGACCACCCTTGGGCGATCCACCTCTACATCCATCTCGTGGAGGCATCGGACCGGCCGGAGCGCGCCGAACCCTACGCCGATCGGCTCGCCGCCCTGATGCCGGGAGCCGGGCACATCGTCCACATGCCCAGCCACATCTATCATCGCCTCGGCCGCTACGTCGACTCTTTCGACGTCAACAAAACAGCTTCCAAGATCGACGAGGCCTATATCTCGCAGACAGGCGCGATGGGCGTGTATCCGATCGGCTACTACGCCCATAATGTGCACTTCGTGCTGGTGTCGGCGCAGTTGATCGGCGACAGGCAAGCCGTGCTCGCCGAGGCCGACAAGCTCGACAAATTGCTTAGTAACGAGATCGCCGCAGAGATACCCCTGGTGCAGCCTGTCAAGGCGGCCCCGTACTTCGCCTGGGCGCAGTATGCCGATGCGGAGAAGATTCTGGCCTTGCCCGAGCCCGCTGGCGCGCCGCCCTACGTGAAGGCCATGTGGCACTACGCGAGGGGGGTCGCCTTGGCCGGGAAGGACACGGCTGGCGCTCGCAAGGAGGCCGACGCCATTCAGCGCATCGCACAGGAGACCGACTGGTCGAACCTGGACGCCTGGAGCGTTCCCGTCCGGCCAGTTCTCGAGGTGGCCCAAGGCGTCGTTCTGGCGCGCGTCGCGCAGGCCGAGGGCGACAACACCGCCGCCATAGACCTTTGGCGCAAGGCTGCTGAGGCCGAGGACACCGTCCCCTACATGGAACCGCCTTTCTGGTACTACCCGGTTAGGCAGTCGCTCGGCGCGGCGCTCTTGAAAGACGGCAAACCGGAAGAAGCCGAGAGGGAGTTCAATGCCGCACTTGATCGCGCCCGAGGCAGCGCCTGGGCGCTTTACGGCCTCGAGCAGGCGGCCAAGGCCAGAGGCGATGCGCCTGCCCAAAGCAAGGCCGCGGCAGAACGCGCGAAGGCTTGGCGCGGCAATCCCGAGCTGTTGAACCTGGAGCGGCTGTAG
- a CDS encoding AAA family ATPase, with translation MDIAAWLTSLGLSQYAPAFRDNDIDLAVLSSLTAEDLIAIGVTPVGHRRKLLNAIAALAMKPEELPSADQRAELDATPAEGRVSASPSAEPPSPRAERRQLTIMFVDLVSSTELSQRLDPEDMREVIFGYQRAVSREIARYEGRVAKLMGDGVLAYFGWPRAHEDDPERAVRAGLAAASATAGLTAADGKALSARVGIATGLVVVGDLIGEGTAQEEAVLGDTPNLAARLQALAEPGSVVVAEATQRLVDGLFVAADLGNRQLKGFATSVRSWRIIGEAAAESRFAARHSVLMPLVGREEELAFLLELWHRATSGEGQAVLLSGEAGIGKSRLMVALAEQLGAEPHAELRYFCSPYHVNSALHPLIAQLERAAGFVSDDSADRRLDKLKTLLGRVGTNVEETLPLLAALLSIDAPGRYLPLKLPAPTMRARTLAALVRLVETAAVSSPVLVLIEDAHWIDPTTAEWLGMLIEHLAELPALLVVTTRPEFDPRLEALSHGTVLPLRRLEEDQSAAIVERVAGGKKLPSEIADRILANTEGVPLFVEELTRTVVDSGLLVEAGDRYLLNGPLPSLAIPSTLQDSLMARLDRLAPVKETAQISACIGRVFNHRLLVAISDVSQGQLNDALQQLEQAELVFRNGAAPEATYTFKHALVCDTAYHSLLKSRRQHIHGRIAAALEAEFADIAETEPETVAQHYTLAGRASQAVPWWLKSGQRALRSSSHHEAAAHFAKGLELVASLPASEDRLRQQLSLQTAMGSALIPAKGWGDPEVLNAFSRARTLAERLGDKAQLFAALRGESSCRTISGDLRAAETLALQCHALGMELARVTGESAYLLEAHHQLWGANFYLGNYRTSEIHANQGMAIYDYDRHRHLAWGYTGHDPGVCCRAFSAQMLCICGRPDQAVSRSLETMALAERDAHPFTMAQALLSFSFVHLMRREFAEARRWAEKGVSLCTDLVIPLVLGQARAYLGWAIAGLGHVDDGIREMREGIAIISGTGADMGTACYLCALAQACGAQGEAEEGLAVLDRAFATLGKTDSVYQLPELLRAKAELLLLLDPADEAAEGWLHKSLIAAREQSARSSELRAALRLAGLLVQHGRSTEAKELLAPVHAGFREGFDTPDLVEAKSLLQKLSNPAPTPR, from the coding sequence GTGGATATCGCGGCATGGCTAACGAGCTTAGGGCTGAGCCAGTACGCGCCGGCCTTCCGCGACAATGACATCGACCTCGCGGTCCTTTCGAGCCTGACTGCCGAGGACCTGATTGCGATCGGGGTCACTCCCGTCGGACACCGTCGCAAGCTACTCAATGCCATTGCCGCACTCGCCATGAAGCCAGAGGAGCTTCCGTCCGCCGACCAACGGGCAGAGTTGGATGCAACCCCGGCCGAGGGGCGCGTGTCGGCTTCGCCCAGCGCCGAGCCACCGTCGCCGCGTGCTGAGCGGCGGCAGCTGACCATCATGTTCGTTGATCTCGTCAGCTCGACTGAGCTGTCGCAGCGGCTCGACCCAGAGGACATGCGCGAGGTCATCTTCGGCTATCAGAGGGCGGTGTCGCGCGAGATCGCGCGCTACGAAGGCAGGGTCGCCAAGCTGATGGGCGACGGCGTGCTCGCGTATTTCGGCTGGCCGCGTGCGCACGAGGACGACCCGGAGCGAGCTGTTCGCGCCGGGCTCGCCGCGGCTTCCGCCACGGCTGGCCTGACTGCGGCCGACGGCAAGGCACTTTCAGCGCGCGTCGGAATAGCTACAGGGTTGGTAGTCGTCGGCGACCTGATCGGCGAAGGCACTGCACAAGAGGAGGCGGTCTTAGGAGACACGCCCAACCTTGCGGCGCGGCTGCAGGCGCTCGCTGAGCCAGGCTCGGTGGTGGTCGCCGAGGCCACGCAGCGGCTGGTCGACGGCTTGTTCGTGGCAGCCGATTTGGGAAACCGCCAACTCAAGGGGTTCGCCACCTCAGTGCGCTCCTGGCGTATAATCGGCGAGGCGGCCGCCGAGAGCCGTTTCGCAGCGCGGCACAGTGTGCTTATGCCGCTGGTCGGGCGGGAAGAAGAATTGGCCTTCCTGCTCGAGCTCTGGCATCGCGCAACGTCGGGAGAGGGACAGGCCGTGCTGCTCTCCGGCGAGGCGGGAATCGGCAAGTCGCGTCTGATGGTAGCACTTGCAGAGCAGCTCGGCGCCGAGCCGCATGCCGAGCTGCGCTATTTCTGCTCGCCCTATCACGTCAATAGCGCGCTCCATCCTCTCATCGCGCAGCTCGAAAGGGCTGCGGGATTTGTCAGCGATGACAGCGCAGACAGAAGGCTTGACAAGCTCAAGACGCTACTCGGCAGGGTCGGTACGAACGTCGAGGAGACGCTGCCGCTGCTGGCGGCGCTGCTATCGATCGATGCGCCAGGGCGGTATTTGCCGTTGAAACTGCCGGCACCAACAATGAGGGCACGCACCCTCGCTGCGTTGGTGCGGCTAGTCGAGACTGCGGCAGTGAGCAGTCCGGTCCTTGTACTCATCGAGGATGCCCACTGGATCGATCCGACGACGGCAGAGTGGCTGGGAATGTTGATAGAGCACCTCGCAGAATTGCCGGCTCTGCTTGTTGTCACGACGCGGCCGGAGTTTGACCCGCGCTTGGAGGCTCTTTCGCACGGCACCGTGCTGCCGCTCAGACGGTTGGAAGAGGACCAGAGCGCGGCGATCGTTGAGCGAGTGGCGGGTGGGAAGAAGCTCCCGTCGGAGATTGCGGACCGAATCTTGGCCAATACCGAAGGCGTGCCGCTGTTTGTCGAGGAACTGACGAGGACAGTCGTCGATTCCGGCCTGCTGGTCGAGGCCGGCGACCGGTATTTGTTGAATGGGCCGCTGCCTTCTCTTGCGATCCCCTCGACGCTGCAAGATTCGTTGATGGCGCGGCTCGACCGGCTGGCGCCGGTGAAGGAGACGGCTCAGATCAGCGCCTGCATCGGCCGCGTCTTCAACCATCGGCTCCTAGTCGCCATTAGCGATGTAAGCCAAGGTCAGCTCAACGACGCGCTGCAGCAGCTTGAACAGGCTGAGCTCGTGTTTCGCAACGGCGCAGCACCGGAGGCGACCTATACGTTCAAGCACGCGCTGGTGTGCGACACCGCCTACCACAGCCTGCTGAAGAGCCGGCGCCAGCACATACACGGTAGGATCGCAGCGGCCCTAGAAGCCGAGTTCGCCGATATCGCCGAGACCGAGCCGGAGACCGTGGCGCAGCACTACACACTCGCAGGCCGGGCTTCGCAGGCCGTGCCGTGGTGGTTAAAGTCCGGGCAACGGGCGCTGAGGAGTTCCTCCCACCACGAGGCCGCGGCCCATTTCGCAAAGGGGCTCGAGCTGGTTGCTTCCCTGCCTGCTTCCGAGGACCGTTTGAGGCAGCAGCTTTCACTGCAGACCGCCATGGGCTCGGCCCTGATCCCCGCCAAAGGTTGGGGCGATCCGGAGGTTCTGAACGCGTTTTCGCGTGCACGAACGCTTGCTGAGAGACTTGGAGATAAGGCTCAGCTGTTCGCCGCCCTCCGAGGCGAAAGCTCGTGCCGTACCATTTCGGGTGATCTGCGAGCTGCCGAAACACTAGCCCTTCAATGCCACGCGCTTGGGATGGAGCTCGCTCGGGTTACCGGTGAATCGGCCTACCTGTTGGAGGCGCACCACCAGCTCTGGGGCGCCAACTTCTATCTGGGCAACTACAGAACCAGCGAGATACATGCCAACCAAGGCATGGCCATTTACGACTACGATCGGCATCGCCACCTCGCTTGGGGCTACACCGGGCATGACCCCGGCGTGTGCTGCCGGGCTTTCTCGGCACAGATGTTGTGCATATGCGGCCGGCCCGACCAGGCGGTCAGTCGCTCGCTGGAGACGATGGCACTGGCCGAACGGGATGCGCATCCCTTCACCATGGCGCAGGCCCTGTTGAGCTTCAGCTTTGTCCATCTGATGCGTCGTGAATTCGCTGAAGCTCGGCGTTGGGCGGAAAAGGGCGTCTCGCTGTGCACGGATCTCGTTATTCCCTTGGTGCTCGGCCAGGCGCGTGCCTATCTCGGCTGGGCGATTGCGGGCCTCGGCCATGTCGACGACGGCATCCGGGAGATGCGCGAGGGGATTGCGATCATCTCGGGAACCGGCGCCGACATGGGGACCGCGTGTTACCTGTGCGCCCTGGCACAAGCCTGCGGCGCGCAGGGCGAAGCCGAGGAAGGGCTGGCGGTACTCGACCGCGCGTTCGCCACGCTTGGCAAGACGGACTCTGTCTACCAATTGCCGGAACTGCTGCGCGCCAAAGCTGAGCTTTTGCTCTTGCTCGATCCAGCCGATGAGGCGGCGGAGGGTTGGTTGCATAAATCACTGATCGCGGCGCGCGAGCAGAGTGCGCGGTCATCGGAGCTGAGGGCGGCGCTCCGGCTCGCAGGGCTGCTTGTCCAACACGGTCGCTCCACCGAGGCAAAGGAGCTTCTTGCGCCAGTTCATGCGGGGTTCCGCGAGGGTTTCGATACGCCCGATCTGGTTGAGGCAAAGAGCTTACTGCAGAAGCTTTCAAATCCTGCGCCGACGCCGCGATAG
- a CDS encoding LecA/PA-IL family lectin codes for MAEQEKSVLWTGTLEATAEKGVNTGLTLNTRDPKITITVKGSAKNGPAAPAVGPEGDPNNKDPNALLPGTNIGAVLMRIGGGQAGGGPMSPVGKGLSDWTIRYDGGLTFFYNDVPGEFGNNSGSFDIAVLRQLKWSGTLQATAEKGVQTGVTVNTRTDKISVTVAGSGQWAPQYPATGPDGDTQHKDSRVLLPSANPGAVLIKIGNGPYRVVGTGKSDWPVPEDGEIAFFYNDVAGDFGDNTGSFAITLSVN; via the coding sequence ATGGCTGAGCAAGAAAAGTCGGTCCTGTGGACCGGCACACTCGAGGCGACGGCGGAAAAGGGTGTGAACACCGGCCTCACTCTTAACACGAGGGACCCCAAGATCACGATCACCGTCAAAGGGTCGGCAAAAAACGGGCCGGCCGCCCCGGCGGTAGGTCCTGAGGGAGATCCCAACAACAAGGACCCAAACGCACTTCTGCCCGGAACGAATATCGGCGCAGTTCTGATGCGGATTGGCGGCGGGCAGGCTGGCGGCGGCCCTATGAGCCCCGTCGGCAAGGGACTGTCCGATTGGACGATACGATACGACGGCGGCCTCACATTCTTCTACAACGATGTGCCGGGTGAGTTTGGCAACAATTCGGGCTCGTTCGACATCGCGGTCTTACGACAACTCAAGTGGAGCGGCACGCTGCAGGCGACGGCGGAAAAGGGCGTGCAAACAGGCGTCACCGTAAATACGAGAACAGACAAAATTTCGGTCACTGTCGCAGGGTCAGGCCAATGGGCTCCCCAATACCCGGCAACCGGTCCTGATGGGGATACTCAACATAAAGACTCGCGCGTGCTTCTGCCCAGTGCGAATCCCGGCGCAGTTCTGATCAAGATCGGCAATGGTCCTTATAGGGTCGTCGGCACGGGAAAATCCGATTGGCCGGTGCCCGAGGACGGCGAAATCGCATTCTTCTATAACGATGTTGCGGGTGACTTTGGCGACAACACCGGCTCCTTCGCGATAACGCTCTCGGTAAATTAA
- a CDS encoding NUDIX domain-containing protein, producing the protein MANVEKACPIVTRATEQGLEVLAFKHPSAGKQFVKGTIEKGEQPRIAAERELLEESGLVCRSAMEPLGSFPIGRERTLWHFFAWHSSGLPDRWRHTAEDDFGHTFAFFWHPMKLPLDEDWYPIFHEAYHFFAARLPAP; encoded by the coding sequence ATGGCGAACGTCGAGAAAGCCTGTCCTATCGTCACCAGAGCTACTGAACAGGGGCTGGAGGTCCTTGCCTTCAAGCACCCCTCGGCGGGCAAGCAGTTTGTGAAGGGGACGATTGAGAAGGGGGAGCAGCCTCGGATTGCGGCCGAACGTGAACTTCTCGAAGAGAGTGGCTTAGTCTGTCGGTCTGCCATGGAACCACTTGGCAGCTTTCCTATAGGTCGGGAACGGACGCTCTGGCATTTTTTCGCGTGGCACTCATCGGGACTTCCCGACAGGTGGCGGCATACTGCGGAGGACGATTTCGGCCACACGTTCGCGTTCTTCTGGCATCCCATGAAGTTACCGCTCGATGAAGATTGGTACCCGATCTTCCATGAAGCCTACCATTTCTTCGCCGCTCGCCTCCCTGCGCCATAA
- the aac(6') gene encoding aminoglycoside 6'-N-acetyltransferase — protein sequence MEPIIEIGTIKDVESWAELRVALWPHHSLEDHRAELGLAFLSESGEAVAFIARNAANEAVGFVEATLRHDYVNGCSSSPVLFLEGIYVRPVDRRKGIARLLCNAVADWGKSLGCVEFGSDALLENSASHALHTALGFEETQRVVFFRKPL from the coding sequence ATGGAGCCGATTATCGAGATTGGGACCATAAAAGATGTTGAGTCGTGGGCGGAGCTTCGCGTTGCGCTGTGGCCGCATCACTCGCTCGAAGATCATCGAGCTGAGTTGGGCCTGGCGTTTCTTTCAGAAAGTGGAGAAGCGGTCGCGTTCATCGCTCGAAATGCTGCGAATGAAGCTGTCGGGTTTGTTGAGGCCACTTTGCGACATGATTATGTGAATGGATGCAGCAGCTCGCCCGTTCTATTCCTCGAAGGGATTTATGTCCGGCCCGTTGACAGGCGAAAGGGTATCGCACGATTGCTTTGCAACGCCGTTGCCGATTGGGGGAAGTCGCTTGGGTGTGTTGAGTTTGGCTCTGACGCCCTGCTTGAGAATTCAGCCAGCCATGCGCTCCATACCGCTTTAGGATTTGAGGAGACACAGCGCGTCGTGTTCTTCCGAAAGCCACTGTAG